A part of Gracilinanus agilis isolate LMUSP501 unplaced genomic scaffold, AgileGrace unplaced_scaffold55018, whole genome shotgun sequence genomic DNA contains:
- the LOC123255983 gene encoding transmembrane protein 132E-like codes for SGRTSHLVTPMPPEAPAAPVLPVSYRLSHTRLAFFLREVQPPPPPTANSSGGGPLQRSEPFVVFQTKELPILNVSLGPFSTSQVLARELLQPASTLDIPERLTVNWKVRAFIVHPRVPASQPVAQVLFYVAGRDWDDFGATERLPCVRLHAFRNAHEVKSSCRLSGGLATCLVRAELPLAWFGPPAPAAPPPARRKPPEGLEPEPGGESQQAELYYRLHSPDASGGCGGEGPRRGGGGARAEGPTQYPLLRIGSISLYRPPPRRALQEHRLDGNLVIRLPDRPLKPGEVLSILLYLAPNSSSSSNPSVEHFTLRVKAKKGVTLLGTKARNGQWQVTSELLTGGKHSTATVDVSRTQSAPLLPREGEGPLEILQLDFEMENFTSQSVKRRIMWHIDYRGRSPLPDLERAVTELTVIQRDVQAILPLAMDTEIINTAILTGRTVAIPVKVIAIEVTGLVLDVSALVECESNNEDIIK; via the exons CGTCTGGCCGCACCTCCCACCTGGTCACACCGATGCCCCCAGAGGCTCCTGCTGCGCCGGTGCTACCCGTCAGTTACCGTCTGTCCCACACCCGCCTGGCCTTCTTCCTCCGAGAGGTGCAGCCGCCGCCCCCTCCCACGGCCAACAGCAGCGGCGGGGGTCCCCTGCAGCGCTCGGAACCCTTCGTGGTCTTCCAGACGAAGGAGCTGCCCATCCTTAACGTGTCCCTGGGGCCCTTCAGCACCAGCCAGGTCCTGGCCCGGGAGCTCCTGCAGCCCGCCAGCACTCTGGACATCCCCGAGCGGCTGACGGTCAACTGGAAGGTTCGGGCCTTCATCGTGCACCCTCGCGTGCCCGCCTCGCAGCCCGTGGCTCAGGTCTTGTTCTACGTGGCCGGCCGGGACTGGGACGACTTCGGGGCCACCGAGAGGCTGCCCTGTGTCCGCCTCCACGCCTTCCGCAATGCCCACGAGGTCAAGAGCTCCTGCCGCCTGAGCGGAGGACTGGCCACCTGCCTGGTCCGGGCCGAGCTGCCCCTGGCCTGGTTCGGACCCCCCGCCCCGGCGGCACCGCCCCCTGCCCGCCGCAAGCCCCCAGAAGGCCTGGAGCCGGAGCCTGGCGGGGAAAGCCAGCAAGCCGAGCTCTACTATAGACTCCACTCCCCCGATGCCAGCGGGGGCTGTGGTGGAGAGGGGCCCCGCCGGGGCGGGGGAGGAGCCAGGGCGGAGGGCCCCACCCAGTACCCTCTCCTTCGAATAGGTAGCATCAGTCTTTACCGCCCGCCGCCTCGGCGGGCCCTCCAGGAACACCGGCTGGACGGCAACCTGGTCATCCGCCTCCCAGACCGTCCCTTGAAACCGGGAGAGGTGTTAAGCATACTCCTCTATCTGGCAcccaactcctcctcctcctccaacccCAGCGTGGAACATTTCACCCTCAG GGTGAAGGCCAAGAAGGGAGTAACCCTACTGGGCACCAAGGCCCGAAATGGCCAATGGCAGGTCACTTCAGAGCTGCTCACTGGGGGAAAGCACTCAACCGCCACTGTGGATGTATCCAGGACTCAAAGTGCCCCCTTGCTCCCCAG GGAGGGTGAAGGACCCCTGGAGATCCTGCAGCTGGATTTTGAGATGGAGAACTTCACCAGCCAGTCGGTGAAGAGGAGGATCATGTGGCATATCGACTATCGAGGCAGGAGCCCCTTGCCTGACCTGGAGAGGGCAGTGACTGAGCTGACTGTCATTCAGAGGGATGTGCAGGCTATTCTGCCCCTGGCTATG